Genomic window (Tripterygium wilfordii isolate XIE 37 chromosome 11, ASM1340144v1, whole genome shotgun sequence):
tcaaaggttcaaccggggttcaaaccgggttcgaaccggttttaatgtaatgaattatttaggtatatatttatattatatgcatataatatgtaagaaaacttcataaaaatacaatatattcaaataaagtaccattttaaacaaagaaaatctcataacctagtggttaaagccttttttaatgaacaaaaggtaatgagttcaaaccctacaaataacaaaatttcaaaaatattttattaactttaataaatgatcgaaccggtcaaaaccggcccggttttgaccggttcaaccgaagaaccggtcggttcaaccggaaatatcccggttcatcaattaccggttctggcacctcaactggaccggacaagtggccggtcaccggttggaccggtccgaccggccggtccggtccggttttcaaaaccttggttTTTCTAAGTATAGGATTATCACACTCCATCCCAAATGTTCAACGAAAGACTTGCAAGCAGGAAGGGAGTCTTGCGAGCACATTGCTGCTAAAGGTTTTCTAATTCTAAAATTATGTTATCGGTTCTCTACACGAGGGGGTCCTAATTCTATCTCGTGTTCTTGTCCATTTTCGAGGAGAAAACTCTTTTGGTTATAGTTCAGAAACTGAAGACAACAAACACAAGCTTGGAAAGTTGAACCTTCCAATGCTGCTTAGTAAAAGGTAGGCTGGTAGTAGTCCAATTAAAAACACCCCTGAATTTGTTCACCAGTACTGTAGGTTGAGAGAATTGGGGAAAATTGACTTGCACTAAAAAGTGACAAAGAAATTATCCTAAGTGTAGGGCGGTCGTCAAGTAATAAATCCAAAAGTTTAGAGTCGAACCACAAGGAAACGAGCTTTTTTGGTATATAGCACATTTGTACAAATTAATTGAACATTTTGTAAGGATATAGCACAATACCGTTGTTGAGAACAATGGCTACACTTTGTTTTTAGTGAAGCCGCTATTGCAAACAACGGCATAACATTGGTCTCAAATTTTACATGAATGTTGTTGTTTTCTCAAATTTGGAATGTATCTGCCAGCCCAAGAGTGAAAAGTTCGCTTGCTTTGATGGTAGATGGTCACAAACGTAAGTTGTATGGGATCTTGCTACTTATCTTGGTAATCTCAATGGGTGTAGAGTATTtatgcatatataatattgactttTGCTGATTTTCTGGTGTTTTCATCATTAACATTACTGCCATTATAGTTAGGTTTTGGCTCATACTACCGATCATTGAAGTGTCTGAAGTAAATTCCCATAATTTGTAATTGCACTCAGTTTCCAGCACAAAGGAGATCCCATTCCCTATTGTTCACCCTCACAGTGAGAAACCCCATAACTCACCCACCTTACCGCTCAAGATTCACCTCATCCATTAAGAGCAGGACTCACAAAAACCCAAATATCCACCCACCTTACcatacatgttttttttaaatttactttTTATTGTTCATTAGTCTGATTTGAGTGAATAAAACTTCCACTGGTGCATAAACCATTTCACAATATCGCATGCAGAAACATGAATTGGGATAGCAGTTTAAACGACCGTCTTATGATGAATTGTCTTTGGGATGCACTATTCAAAGCCTCCTCCCTATAACTCTATACAAACCCTCCCTATCCCATCTCATCAATCAATCACATAAGAGAATCTCATAAAGCTTGGATCAAGAAATACATGATAAGAGAATCCCATTTGccatcccttttctttttcttctttttgcatGAGAACCCAAGATAAACCTGtaactatattatatattattgtgaATATTATTAGTTAATCTTGTTCCTCATTTTCCAcattatttctttcattttaatattttttacatTATAAAACAAATCCTCTTGAAGCATCCTCTTTGGGATGGCACCGACCAGATTTGACATGTGACAATGCATGTGCCTCATGTATAAAAGATGGGTAGAAAAAACTCATTGAATAAAAAGATTGGTTACTATTCATGAGCATACCGTTACTATTCATTAGCATGCTGCTACTACTATTCATTAGCATGCTGTTACTGTTGGCCTAAACCCTATGATAATCTTGACAGTCTAGCTCCTCTATCTCAATAGTCACTTTCACCTCTAGGCTAGATTTTTGACCACCTTTAATCTTTCACAATTTCACCCACACCATATCCACCTATATAAGCTGCTTCAAATGCACTTCAAACCATGAAAGAATGAACAACAACAGCTTATAGAGCCTCGCCAGTAACCGGAAGAAGTGCATTTGAAAGAGCGGTGCCAACAACAACGCCAACAGCAAAGCCGCAGGTTTGATAGCAGCTCTaggtgcctttttttttttgataattcatggacaagtttttggttATACATTTATGCTATAATTGATATCTTGAGGCAATGTTTATCTGATAAATGCCATGTATttgttcatgtgttttttttattgtgggTAGTTAAAGTAACCGAGATCTATTGTGGATATGAATTACTTGAGCGATCTTTTCGACTACCACTTGCCAAGCAGTTCcagtgaacatgtaaatattggtgtattttaagtaaatattttttatttagtgtttttctacacatactcagtgtaaattatattgttggtagggtgattttatctcaaTCGGAATAAAGCAAGAAGATGAACATGCGGACGAGATGGCAGATAATATCAAAGTTGACGAtatatgtgaatttgaaactgatatgATATAATGTTTTAGTCAATCAAAATATGAATtattttgttatgttgaatgaatattAGTAAATTTCTAATAAGAACTAACACATTATCAGGTGTTCAAATCACGACAATCGCTGATCGATTGGGTTCAATAAATTGGACGTaaattgggatatatcatcgtcatttatagatcagatattggtgggtttagtaaaaaacacaaattacaattcaaatgtgatcgcgGTAGCAATTACAAAAGCAAGAAACCCTCAACGAAGCAGACtgacaccaaaaaaatagaatgttcgttcaaattgagagggaggaaaatgaagctagacgatgattggatggtggagatggtgtgtgcggagcataatcatgatcgtgcatcatatatggagggacattcATACCCCGGTCGAAAGATGTTGGACAGATCACTAACAAATTCGGATGTCACGTTCGTAGGAGATACGGACTACCGTGTGCTCACGAACAAGCCATGTATGTAAGCAAAGGTCATACTGTACcgcttgatgccattgataaattttggagaaagcttgATCTAATGCAATGTCAGTCGCTTGAAGAGTATGACATCGATTGTAACGCTgatgtacaaatgttcacagaacagTTCAAGCAGTAACCAAGACATGTTCAAGTCAGTTGGCtaaggaaattgagggaaatattcAAACTTTCAACAACTTCTCTCCGTGAACCGGCTGTGAAGAACAACACTAGAGGGCTTCTgtccacaaagaaaaaggtagccacTACCACCCTTAACAATCCAACTGCATCTATTGTTGATGGGAGTGATTTTGTTCAACCTCGGGAGCCTCATAGACATAGTTCCTCATCCGGACGCCCCAAATCAAAGGATTTTTAGTACGATTTTTTCCAATCTTATGAACCAAcgagacacagttgctcctcaatttacagtactcagtctctctctacacTAGGAAGTTCGATGGGGAAAGGAAAACTACTCTTTACAATCCTATATTGATCAGTTTTCAGCTAtattgcatccttacattagagacgtacaagatgtaaaagctgatggaaaATGCTTATCGCAACTCCCTAGACTGTCTCATGTGCAAAAACTAGTTTTTGCATTCAATGCTGAGTTGAATGGATTTAATGCAAAAACTAGTAATAAAGCTTATCGCAAAGAACAATGAATTTTgtgcaaaaatttaaaaaggccGAATGATTTGGTAGCATGAGAAAGTATATCAAAACTAACGATTTTAGAAAACTATGAATGAAAACAACCTAGTCCCTAATCCATCCCCGTAGATATGTAGTTTTCATGTTCAAGGCAACGACAAGCAATCACGCAAGTCTAATTGGAAAAGTGTTTTTCACgacttcaatttgaaacatgacaaGATATCAGGTTCATTGATTTACGATAAAAGCTTAAGAGTAGCCTAGCCAGCATCCTAGTTGCCCACTCAAAAATCAATGCACTATAACATTACCATACCCATTCCCTAGGTACCAAACTACTTCCAATCAAAACTTATATAATCACAAAACATGCAATCAACAAAGTTAAGAATTGGACTTTGAAGACTTTCATAAAAACATGCTAACACATCGGATCGTAAGTTTATCGATGAAAGATTAGAATACAACACACCGAATATTATGAATCAATGTTCCCAACGGCTTGGCTTAGTTGTCAATATAGTTTCACACTCCAAATCTATTAATCACAATATTAGCATGCTCGTTTCTAATTACCAAATCAAAACCAGCAACCAATCACATGAACACATCAAAATATTTAGAACTACAAACCATACCTTGAACAATCCAACTTTGCAACTACCGTTCAAAGATTAGAGACTAGAAAAAGAGATTTAGCCCTTCATGATTTTGTGATAAAcaataattttattgataaaaataaatGCTTACACAAGAATCAATAAGAAGAAAACCATAAATGCTTGAGAGAAAATTGTTTTACTATTGAAGGGCTAACCACAAGAAAACGAAGCAAGTATCAAAAGGTCCCCAAAATAACTCTTAAGAGTAGGGTTATATACAGTCTTCTAACCCTAATAAGTCCTAACTACCTGTACAAAACGAATTCCAAaggttttatgttttatttctcGAGTTTCCTCTTAAAAATACTGTTCACGGGTTTGCTAGTCGTGACAACCCCTCTGGACGGCCTTCTAACATCAGCCTTTAAAATCTTCTTTGCCTGTCCGGATAGGTATTTTGGTTGTTCGAATGGCCTCTCATTCGTCCAGACAGGTAAGTTGATCGTCAGAATGGCCTATGCTGCCGTTCACTTGACAGTTGTAGAATTCGCTCCAAAAATAGCTACTTTGCTCCCATTTACTACAAAACCAATAGGAAACGCTTGTAAGAGTAAAATTATGGAGTGGCGGGAGTCTATTGTAAATTCTTTACAGTGGACCCCGCTGTAAATGTATTACActatattatgatttttttataaatttcaaaaaaattatgattgtaTTTCGATCAGAATTATGAGCTTAaaagtatattttttgttttgaacacaaaaaagaaataaaaaattttgaccgttgaatataaacccgAAACAtctttttgacatgaatttgatttttgtttgaaacaaaaaatataccgttgaacTCATAATCCCGATCAAAAAgataatcatgatttttttttgaagtttataataaattatcaaGTGATGAAAGTGGATTTACAACGGGGTCCGCTGTAAAAGACCGCTGGCTTCCAAAATTATGctaaaacacaaacaaacacaTTAACTAGATACTAAAACACCCTtattaaaggacattggaatCTCAATTTAGAGGTTCAATCACACCCTCCCTAACAAtgcaaacacactctaaataaataaaataaaatctaacTCATTTTCGTAGGcgtcacggttgcatttagcacatGCAACAAGTCTTTAAATCCCTATGACACCCTAATGGATgggttgtagtctcgtgagggtttatcATAGCGATACCCATAAACACTTTTCAAGAGATCCACATTTACTTTGAGAGTACAACTAAAAAttcttgatttcaaataaaCAAGAGATAAAGCTAATTCCTTAATTCTCCGCTGGTCAATACATACAAAATTGTTGGATAACCAATCTTAATCCCGTcaaagatgaccaagaacactttataataagaaaaatatTAGTGCAAGGAAACAAATATACTTGGTAAATTCACACAAGCATGACATTATTGTTACGGACCCTTTTAACGTTCATCAGCCCCCAAAACGACACCGTTAATGAGGGTCTAGTCCTCGGCGGTTCTTCCCGTTCCTTGCATTGTTTTTCCACTCAAGGAGAGAGTCGATTTTCTCACTCCCCTTAAATActgctctccctctctctctctctctctctctctcttaaataACAAGTCTATCAATGGCGGCGATGTCGCTTTCAGAGCTTGATGAAGATACGGTCCGCAGCATGGCTATCGGAGCCGTCTTCTCAGACTTCGTATGCTTCTCGtccctttcaagtttcaattgcATTAACGCTACGAAGATACACCCTAAACAATGAgaaaaattggacaaaaaacataattaatcgcaaaattttaaaattttgtttcaatttcaggGCGGGAAGATAAATTCTCTTGATTTTCATCGGACAGACGATCTTCTGGTCACCGCCAGCGAGGATGATTCAGTGAGACTCTACGACATAGCCAACGCCAAGTGAgttctcaataatttttttgtgaTATAAGGATGCTTAATTACTCTTAAGACACTCTCTGGTGGTGTTGATATTTATTAGAGTAGGCGACTAATAAAGTTAgcttttcttgtgaaatttgaattgcAACTTCTTTCAGTTTTTCAATTGAAATTGAATGTTGGCTGTAGACATAATAAATATTGGCCAACTTTGATTTTgtaattaatatatgtaatgcTGCTTCTGACTGATCATTGTGTTTCAAACCTgcagattttttgttttgaataaagaGTCGAAGTAGGAATCTTTTTCTTATGCTTTATTTTGGTTATCTATATAGGTTGCTGAAGAGCACATATCACAAGAAACACGGTGCAGAGCAGATATGCTTTACCCACCATCCTAGTTCGGTTATCTGCTCCTCCAAATACAATTTAGATTCCAGTGGTGGTGAGCTTATACTTTCTACTTTATTCTTGAGAGGAAAAGCTTCCATGAGACGTGCTTTTCGTGTTTGTAACTGTTAATTCACTATATTTGTTTGGCTTGGCTTAATCTTTTAGCAGAATCCTTGCGATATTTGTCAATGTATGACAACCGATGCCTACGCTACTTTAAAGGGCACAAAGAGAGGTTTGAATCTTACAACCTATTTTCACTTTAATAATTAGCAAGAATCTTGTTTGAATCTTGCttatatatcatcatcattatcatgcGAGCCTTTtctcaaaagtttggggtcgcctacatgagtttatgaggaAATCAATAGGAATCCACTACATGTATTCGTTTCCACCATCCATTCCTATCTAGGATCATGCTTTCATCAAatcctattgaatccatatccttTCTTACTAATTCAAGtaatgtctttttaggtcttcctcaTGCTTATATATAGAAGTGCTTATTAAGTTGTGTTACATACGATATGATCCAGTAAAATAGCAGATAACCAATAAACAATACTTATATGCtcagaattttgattttgaacttTGCCTAAAATGTTCTGTTTTGGTGGGATTTATATTCAACCCAGCAAGTAATGGCATGGACAAATTATGGCCTGTTTTCGATTGTATAAGTATGGGCCTTGTTAACGGTTAGGATTCTAGAGAGAAACTTCTTTATGTGAGTGAGAGCTTTGACCAAATGTGGGGTTTTTGGGTTGAGTGTTGCGTCCACTATGGTAATATTCTTCATTTATCATGAAATTCTCGATGTCTTGCCTGTAAATATAGGGCAAAGGCCAACCTCATATTTCCAACAATCTTGTGTGTTGTTGTTGccagtttttctttttgtcgtTTTCCCTTAATCTCAGCATCGTGAGTTTTATCATAACTCATAACACAGTCCACATGCTAGACTACCACTGATATGGAGTCAGACAACTTCTGTAATGTTAGCAATTTGAGTGCTTCATCTATCTGTTTATATCTGATATGATTACATACAGATATATGCTAGGCTTGCTAGcttcttcctcatttttttCCTGGGGTAAGGGAGGTGGGGAAAGGTAGGGGGAagaatatataaaagaaatagGGTctcagaaaaattaaagaaagaattAAAAAAGGGCAAAGGGTGACATGTATGATTCGGCCTTTTTCATTTATTCTCTTCATTTCACATTGTGCATTGCTATCttgaaattttatatttataccaCAAACTGCTAAATACTAATGTTGTGTGGAACACCAGGAAAGAGGTGATCATAAATGATTCCATGCAATCTAGGTTAGgagtagcaccaattgaagatTACGTGTGAGAAAATCACTGTACGGTTTGGAAATGTCCAGCATAGGGATAGTAGTGCAGTATTACAAAGAGTTTAGAAAATTCGTGTAGGAGATATACTTAAAACAGGGGAGAAAGACCAGAAAAGACATGGATGAAAAATGGTAAGAAATGATATGGATTATGTAGGAATAGGTGGGAGTACGAACAGTGGCGGAGGAGGATATGGATTGTGGAGTCATGTAGCTGACCCAATTTATTTGGGTAAAGGCTTTGACGATGACAATGATGATAAACTAATATTGTTGTTACTGTTTTTCTTGTCTATCCTTTAGTTTTTAACAAGGTCATCAAGCTGATCATTTGGCTTGTTTTGCTGCGGTAGGATTGTTTCTCTCTGCATGTCTCCTGTCAATGATAGCTTTATGTCTGGTTCTCTTGACCACACTGCCAGAATATGGGATCTTCGTGTAAATGCCTGCCAGGTTGGCTTTTTGTTTCTCAGTGTTCATGACATATAAGAAATCAATAGGAAAATTGCAAAAAAGGTGATCTAGAAATCAAGACAAGCTGAATTTTGTTTGCATTTTCAGAAATTTGATGTATCTTTTAAGGCTAATTACTATAAGTCTAAGCTTACCACCATCCTTCTTGATATATTTCTGTTCGGGTTGGATTTTCAATAGCATTTGAGATGTATATATGCTGATAAAAGGAAATTATTAGTAATAGTGGcctgcactttttttttccctgaattATGAGTATACTTACTGTCATTGTTTTCAGGGAATTTTACATCTACGTGGCAGACCTACTGTTGCATATGACCAACAAGGCCTTGTCTTTGCCGTGGCAATGGAAGGGGGTGCTATTAAATTATTTGATTCACGTTCCTATGATAAGGTTGGTACCCATGTCTTactaattttgacaaaaaagcaacaaccctttttctttttgaatgaaaaaataatttataaataggtaccaagggggtgcaaccgtAACAGATGGAAGCAAATTGGTGTGCTGAACTTAGTTTTTATGTCTGATTGTAGGGCCCCTTTGATACATTTTTAGTCGGTGGAGATACAGCTGAGGTTTGTAATATCAAATTCAGCAATGATGGTAAATCAATGCTGCTGACAACGACAAACAACAACATTTATATTCTCGATGCTTATGGTGGAGAGAAAGTAAGCTTTCTTGTCCTAATAATTTTGTTTCAAGCTAGCACAGAGGGTAGACATTTTATTGGTACATCTGTTGTTAAAGCCTGTCCACTGTCCTCGAGATTGATTTTAATGGGCATTTGAAATCTGTTACGTTTTCTAACATACCATACGATTAGTAACGTAGAACTTCACTTAGTGCAGCGTTTTGGGTTCAGTGTGGAACCATCTCCAAATACTAATGTAGAGGCAACATTTACCCCAGATGGGCAGTATGTTATTTCGGGTACGCCCTTCCTTTTCTCCATGGTTCTGGAAATGAACATATAGCTTGTGGTATATGTGCAAAtaaattttacttattttaatattttctttccaCTAAGTTTGACTATAGAAGCCTATTGAAAAATAGAATGATGTTTTAACACCAAATGTTGGTGTTGTTGTTCGGATTGATTTCATTTCCCTTGTAAAGGCACTGCATTTGAGTTTCAAATTTTGGATCAATTTTGAGTTTTCTTCTGTGTGCGTGGGCTAATGGCCTGAGTTGCATATATTCCTGCAAGATTTGAATTTGCAGGATTCATTGGTAAAGGAAGCATGTTGCAGAAACTTTTACACTGAAATCTATTGAATTTGTACATCTAGTTTGTTCTTCGAAACACTGTATTCATTCTTAATATTGTCCCACATACAGGTACAGCTAATTCACTCTTCACTGTGTCATGTTTTTACCGCCTGCTAATAATTATTTCTGATCTGAACCTGATGTGGTGTTGATCAATACCTGCTTACTTCAAATTCCTTCTGATGTGTTGTTTGATAAATGCCTACTTAGTTCAAATTCCTTTCTCGGGTTTAGGCTCAGGAGATGGATCCTTGCAGGCCTGGAACATCAACTTAGCCAAAGAggtattgtatttctttttgcACTTCCATTTTTTCATCttacatttttgtttactttttcgTTTTCCTGATAGCTTTCTTTGTTTTACTGGTATATTCAATGAAAATTATGGCTTGTTTGTTCTATATTCTGGATATAATGCAATGGCTCAACAAAATTGAATTCGGATGTAACTAAACCACACCACCATTCTTATTCTTCTGGTGACCATCTTTTCAAGGGTGGTGGTCTAAGATATCTGGTTGCAGAGGATCCCTTGGAAGCCTATTGTCGGGGGGATTTGCAGTATTTACCTTTGTTTACAGCAGATGGGCATTAGATTATTATTGCAAATTATCCTCTCATTGTTAAAACTGGCCATGCATTTCCTTCACCCTTTCCCTTTGCTGAATTGAGCGACTGGCAGCAAAGCCCGCTGCTGCCTAATTTAGGATATGGGTTTTCCTGTCATTCCCCTAGGGTGTTCTTTTTATCATTGATATGGGTTTTGCAGCATTCTTCCCCCTTTTGATGGGGCATTGAACTGTTGACAATCCCATCAAATTCATTCATTAACATGGGTTGCGTTGGTTTGCCTCGCAGGTGGCAAGCTGGAATAGTCACATTGGAGTTGCGACATGCTTGAAGTGGGCTCCTCGAAGAGCCATGTTTGTTGCTGCATCAACTGCTCTCACCTTTTGGATACCCAACACTACTACCGACCCTGGTTCCAGAGACGCTGTAGGCGAAGCCCCTGCCCCTGCACCTGCACCTGCATAACTCTCCTCACTGGGCTCAGGATCAGGATTCGATTTTGTACTTGTCTCATTTGCTCCagttttgtaaaataatcatatAAAAAACTATTGAAAACTTCTAGATCCCATCTGTTTTGGCTTTCAAGCAGTGTTTAGTTTCAGAAAACTAGCAAAATCATAAAACATGCATAATATAACAAATGTATTACTCCAAATACAGACAACGAGAATTGATCACACTCCTCTCTGGTGCTGCATGCAACAAAAGTACATCAAAGACCACACACCCCTTCAGAACTCAAGGAAACCACTTAGGAAACCCACTTTATTCCCTCACTACTACTCACCTAATTTACCATCCATAGAACACCTTTATCATCATATGGATCACGTCCTCCCTCCTTCCTGACctgttttcttttgtatttcCTGGGTGGCTTCCTTGGTCTTCTGGCCCACATACCCTGCCATGTCCTGCATGCGCTTCTTTGCCTGATCCAGCTGCTCAGGCATTCTCCCGGTGATCTGCCGGATTTGGCTCATGAGCCACCCAAGTGCCGTTAAGCCGGTGACCCCGAAAGCCTGGGATGTCACAAAACCAGTCACAGCAAGCCCAATGGCGATGGCAGCAGGGACAAGAACTGGGCTGCAGATAATGAAAAGTGGCGTAGCCACAGCCAGCCCTATGAGAGAGCCTGTGAGTGTTAAGCCTGCTAATGCAAGGAGAGTACCACCCACAGGAAGGGAAAGCAGGACAACAAGGATCTTGCCTACTGATACACCTTGACCTTGTTGTTGTGTGAAGCCACCCCTGCCCATGGCTTGTGGGTGCACTTGGATCTGGTGTGGCTGTGGACGGTCACGATCAGCCATTGAAACACTTACCCTTGAATTTTTGTACAACAAAGTAATGGGTTTACAGTGGAATGCAGAGAGAAATGGCTTTGTTTAGACAGAAACGATGATGGTGTTTGTGTTATATAGAAAGGAAGTTGGTGTTATATTGTGACACGTTAGGGGATGACATGGAAGGTGAGGCCCTGCATGGAAAACAAGTTTCAGGGTCTCTTTTATTATTGGGAACATAAcccaaataacacaaaaaagaggTGGCTTTTGACAAGGGATCCCTATTGACACATTGCTATCGTTTTTCTGCATTGTGGTGGGTttgggtattttttttgtgCCTTGTGTTGGTTCTGGGCGCTTTTTTACACTTCAACAAACCCATCAGAAAATTACAGTGACCAAATAatccttttttgtttcttattttatttcatttaatttacAAAATTGATGTCGGATGATGAAATTGAAAAGGGTCATTGattcaataaaaaattttaaaaaaacaataatactaTCCTTGAAGTATGGGCCATTAACGGGCCTTTGGGCTTTTCGCATGAACGGGCTTTTATCTCTTTCGTGAAAACTGAAAAGCCTTCAAGTATCAAGTTCAAcaaattaaaaggaaagaaaggaaaataaaatggaGCTTCGAGGAGAGCAGGTAGAGAGTTAGTTGATCGTAGGGTTCTAACGGATTCGTCAGTGGAATTGCTTGATTTATCCTGTTTGACTCTGATTATGGTAAGTGATTTGGCCTATCTAATTTCAGTTCAGTTCGATCTGCAACTTCCCTTGGAATTTTATTGGTATGCACATGTTTGTCTGTTAGGGAGTCCTGTTAGTGGCGTTGGACAGGTGAATCTCTAGGAAGGGAGTTGTTTGTTCATCGTGGTAGATTATCATGTCTGGACTAGAGGAGTTGAAGAAGAAGCTCACGCCACTATTTGATGCCGAAAAGGGCTTCTCCGCTGGATCGACCTTGGACCCTAGCGACTCTTATATGGTAATAATTGAGTTTCCTTCTTAATAAGAACTCGGGTGTGTACATTTACAGTGAAATTCCACTAATGTGTTGTTTTTATCGTTTGGTTATGTGAAGCTGTCAGATGAGGGAACTGTTAACTTATTGAGCAGATCATATGGAGTGTACAACATAAATGAGCATGGATTGCAAAAATGCAGCGGCAGCGGCAGCGGCAGCAGCAGCGGCAGCGGCAATTCTTGGTCAGTAGATGAGGACCACAGTGAAAAGACTTATCGGTGTGCCTCCCATGAGATGAGGATTTTTGGTGCCATAGGCAGTGGTGCTAGCAGTGTGGTTCAAAGAGCGATTCATATTCCCACCCATAGAATTCTCGCCTTGAAGAAgattaatatttttgaaaaagtatGGATATCTTATCTCTCCTTGCTATCACTTTACATAGATCGAACAATCTGCTTATATGGGTTCTTCACAGCTTCTACTGCTAACTGCTAGTGTGTGGGTTCAAGCGTTAAGAGTGCTTCTTCATTAATTGTCAGGAAAGGCTTATGGTCTCAAATGAATAAGCCAGCACCTGGTGCAAGAGACTCTTGTAGTGCTGGCGGGGTCTCAAATTAATAAGCCCGAATCCGAGTCGGTGCTTCCTAGGATATAGGTAGCTTTAGCAGAAATTATACCTcgtaaaagaaaatta
Coding sequences:
- the LOC120009446 gene encoding protein ANTHESIS POMOTING FACTOR 1 isoform X1; this encodes MAAMSLSELDEDTVRSMAIGAVFSDFGGKINSLDFHRTDDLLVTASEDDSVRLYDIANAKLLKSTYHKKHGAEQICFTHHPSSVICSSKYNLDSSGAESLRYLSMYDNRCLRYFKGHKERIVSLCMSPVNDSFMSGSLDHTARIWDLRVNACQGILHLRGRPTVAYDQQGLVFAVAMEGGAIKLFDSRSYDKGPFDTFLVGGDTAEVCNIKFSNDGKSMLLTTTNNNIYILDAYGGEKRFGFSVEPSPNTNVEATFTPDGQYVISVQIPFSGLGSGDGSLQAWNINLAKEVASWNSHIGVATCLKWAPRRAMFVAASTALTFWIPNTTTDPGSRDAVGEAPAPAPAPA
- the LOC120009446 gene encoding protein ANTHESIS POMOTING FACTOR 1 isoform X3, which produces MAAMSLSELDEDTVRSMAIGAVFSDFGGKINSLDFHRTDDLLVTASEDDSVRLYDIANAKLLKSTYHKKHGAEQICFTHHPSSVICSSKYNLDSSGAESLRYLSMYDNRCLRYFKGHKERIVSLCMSPVNDSFMSGSLDHTARIWDLRVNACQGILHLRGRPTVAYDQQGLVFAVAMEGGAIKLFDSRSYDKGPFDTFLVGGDTAEVCNIKFSNDGKSMLLTTTNNNIYILDAYGGEKRFGFSVEPSPNTNVEATFTPDGQYVISGSGDGSLQAWNINLAKEVASWNSHIGVATCLKWAPRRAMFVAASTALTFWIPNTTTDPGSRDAVGEAPAPAPAPA
- the LOC120009446 gene encoding protein ANTHESIS POMOTING FACTOR 1 isoform X2, which codes for MAAMSLSELDEDTVRSMAIGAVFSDFGGKINSLDFHRTDDLLVTASEDDSVRLYDIANAKLLKSTYHKKHGAEQICFTHHPSSVICSSKYNLDSSGESLRYLSMYDNRCLRYFKGHKERIVSLCMSPVNDSFMSGSLDHTARIWDLRVNACQGILHLRGRPTVAYDQQGLVFAVAMEGGAIKLFDSRSYDKGPFDTFLVGGDTAEVCNIKFSNDGKSMLLTTTNNNIYILDAYGGEKRFGFSVEPSPNTNVEATFTPDGQYVISVQIPFSGLGSGDGSLQAWNINLAKEVASWNSHIGVATCLKWAPRRAMFVAASTALTFWIPNTTTDPGSRDAVGEAPAPAPAPA
- the LOC120009446 gene encoding protein ANTHESIS POMOTING FACTOR 1 isoform X4; its protein translation is MAAMSLSELDEDTVRSMAIGAVFSDFGGKINSLDFHRTDDLLVTASEDDSVRLYDIANAKLLKSTYHKKHGAEQICFTHHPSSVICSSKYNLDSSGESLRYLSMYDNRCLRYFKGHKERIVSLCMSPVNDSFMSGSLDHTARIWDLRVNACQGILHLRGRPTVAYDQQGLVFAVAMEGGAIKLFDSRSYDKGPFDTFLVGGDTAEVCNIKFSNDGKSMLLTTTNNNIYILDAYGGEKRFGFSVEPSPNTNVEATFTPDGQYVISGSGDGSLQAWNINLAKEVASWNSHIGVATCLKWAPRRAMFVAASTALTFWIPNTTTDPGSRDAVGEAPAPAPAPA
- the LOC120009447 gene encoding oleosin 18.2 kDa-like encodes the protein MADRDRPQPHQIQVHPQAMGRGGFTQQQGQGVSVGKILVVLLSLPVGGTLLALAGLTLTGSLIGLAVATPLFIICSPVLVPAAIAIGLAVTGFVTSQAFGVTGLTALGWLMSQIRQITGRMPEQLDQAKKRMQDMAGYVGQKTKEATQEIQKKTGQEGGRT